Proteins encoded together in one Acidimicrobiia bacterium window:
- a CDS encoding cytochrome P450, translated as MTDIDTIDFFRDESLLPDPYPYFDELRARCPIQREPHHGVVMVTGYEEALAVYHDIDTFSSCNSVTGPFPGFPVPLEGDDVSGLIEAHRDELPFSDQLPTLDPPVHTAHRALLMRLITPKRLKENEKFMWRLADQVIDEFASDGKFELIHQYAGPFAMLVVADLLGVPEADHRMFRQELGTRPDRAVGSTERDAMAHRPLEFLYEAFTRYIEDRRRAPSDDVMTGLAGATFPDGSIPEVIDVVRIAANLFAAGQETTVRLLGSAFQLIGEDPDLQHRLRHERERIPNFIEETLRFESPVKGDFRLARVPARIGGVDIPAGTTIMVLNGAANRDARQFEDPTTFQLDRSNARKHLAFGFGIHTCPGAPLARAEGCISVERLLDRLGDLRISEADHGPPNARRYRHVPTYILRGLRALHLEFTPRDGQ; from the coding sequence GTGACGGACATCGACACCATCGATTTCTTCCGTGACGAGTCGCTCCTCCCGGATCCGTACCCGTACTTCGACGAGCTGCGGGCGCGGTGCCCGATCCAACGCGAGCCGCATCACGGCGTGGTCATGGTCACGGGGTACGAGGAGGCCCTCGCCGTGTACCACGACATCGACACGTTCTCCTCGTGCAACTCCGTGACCGGCCCGTTCCCGGGCTTCCCGGTCCCGCTCGAGGGCGACGACGTCAGTGGGCTGATCGAGGCGCACCGCGACGAGCTGCCCTTCAGCGACCAGCTCCCGACCCTCGACCCGCCCGTGCACACGGCGCACCGGGCGCTGCTCATGCGGCTCATCACGCCGAAGCGCCTGAAGGAGAACGAGAAGTTCATGTGGCGCCTCGCCGACCAGGTGATCGACGAGTTCGCCTCCGACGGCAAGTTCGAGCTCATCCACCAATACGCAGGGCCCTTCGCGATGCTCGTCGTCGCCGACCTGCTCGGGGTGCCCGAGGCGGACCACCGCATGTTCCGACAGGAGCTCGGCACCCGACCCGACCGCGCCGTCGGCAGCACCGAGCGCGACGCGATGGCGCATCGCCCGCTGGAGTTCCTCTACGAGGCGTTCACCCGATACATCGAGGATCGACGCCGCGCGCCGAGCGACGACGTCATGACCGGCCTCGCCGGGGCGACCTTCCCGGACGGCTCCATCCCCGAGGTGATCGACGTCGTCCGCATCGCGGCGAACCTGTTCGCCGCCGGCCAGGAGACCACCGTGCGACTCCTCGGCTCCGCCTTCCAGCTCATCGGCGAGGACCCGGACCTCCAGCACCGCCTTCGGCACGAGCGTGAGCGCATCCCGAACTTCATCGAGGAGACGCTCCGTTTCGAGAGCCCCGTCAAAGGCGACTTTCGGCTGGCCCGAGTGCCAGCCCGGATCGGCGGCGTCGACATCCCGGCCGGCACCACGATCATGGTGTTGAACGGGGCTGCCAACCGTGACGCCCGCCAGTTCGAAGACCCGACGACCTTCCAGCTCGACCGGTCGAACGCCCGCAAGCACCTGGCGTTCGGGTTCGGCATCCACACCTGTCCCGGAGCGCCCCTTGCGCGCGCCGAGGGATGCATCAGCGTCGAGCGGCTGCTCGACCGCCTCGGCGACCTCAGGATCTCCGAGGCCGACCACGGACCCCCCAACGCCCGCCGGTACCGCCACGTGCCGACGTACATCCTGCGCGGCCTGCGAGCGCTGCACCTGGAGTTCACGCCCCGCGACGGGCAGTGA